One Chloroflexota bacterium DNA segment encodes these proteins:
- a CDS encoding extracellular solute-binding protein, translating into MLRRNAVLLLSLLGILVLVISACQPMVTPAPAAPKEEAAPAEEAKPFEGVEVNIVTFTGPQIAEPLQRRAPDFQELTGAKINVITVPFSDLYQKILTDLATGTNSFDAFVFAPQWMVDYIIPGYLEDLTDRVKADEALQWEDIAPFFRNFSATYEGRIYTIPLDGDFQMAYYRKDLLEQEGLNPPETWEDYLNIAKTFHGRDLNGDGEPDYGSCISKKRNAQAYWMVWSVAAGFLQSKGTSQGSFFNTETMEPLVNNDAFAAALDVYKETTNYGPPDELNLDVGDTRALFTSGRCALSIDWGDIGTLAIDPETSKVIDKVGAVILPGTTKVLNRETMQFEECNEELCPYAVNGVNHAPYAAFGGWSGAINAAADPKVKDAAYAFLSYMSQPAQANVDVTIGKTGFNPYRISQFENLDLWIKAGMSEQAAKDYLGAIKASLESPNMVLDLRIPQNQRYQQIVLDKAISQFLAGELTKEETMKQIYDGWEEITNEIGRESQLQAYRASLGITK; encoded by the coding sequence ATGTTGCGTCGTAATGCTGTCCTGTTGCTGTCCCTGTTGGGCATCCTGGTCTTGGTGATCAGCGCCTGTCAGCCGATGGTGACTCCGGCTCCGGCGGCCCCAAAGGAGGAGGCTGCCCCGGCTGAGGAGGCGAAGCCTTTCGAGGGGGTCGAGGTCAACATCGTCACCTTCACCGGGCCTCAGATCGCTGAGCCGTTGCAGCGGCGGGCTCCGGATTTCCAGGAGTTGACCGGCGCGAAGATCAACGTCATCACCGTCCCCTTCAGCGATCTCTACCAGAAGATCCTGACCGACTTGGCGACGGGGACGAACAGCTTCGATGCCTTCGTGTTCGCCCCGCAGTGGATGGTGGACTACATCATCCCGGGCTACCTGGAGGATCTGACGGACCGGGTGAAGGCGGACGAGGCGTTGCAGTGGGAGGACATCGCCCCCTTCTTCCGCAACTTCAGCGCCACCTATGAGGGCCGCATCTATACGATCCCGCTGGATGGCGACTTCCAGATGGCCTACTATCGGAAGGATCTGTTGGAGCAGGAGGGCCTGAACCCGCCGGAGACCTGGGAGGACTACCTGAACATCGCGAAGACCTTCCACGGCCGGGATCTGAACGGCGATGGTGAGCCGGACTACGGGTCCTGCATCTCCAAGAAGCGCAACGCGCAGGCCTACTGGATGGTGTGGTCGGTGGCGGCCGGGTTCCTGCAGAGCAAGGGCACATCTCAGGGCTCCTTCTTCAACACCGAGACCATGGAGCCGCTGGTCAACAACGATGCGTTTGCCGCGGCGCTGGACGTGTACAAGGAGACCACCAATTACGGGCCGCCGGATGAGCTGAACCTGGATGTCGGCGACACCCGTGCCCTCTTCACCTCCGGTCGCTGCGCGCTCTCCATCGACTGGGGAGACATCGGCACCCTGGCCATCGACCCGGAGACCTCCAAGGTCATCGACAAGGTGGGTGCGGTGATCCTGCCCGGCACGACCAAGGTGTTGAACCGGGAGACCATGCAGTTTGAGGAGTGCAACGAGGAGCTCTGCCCGTACGCGGTCAACGGCGTGAACCACGCGCCGTACGCGGCCTTCGGCGGCTGGTCCGGTGCGATCAACGCGGCCGCGGATCCCAAGGTCAAGGATGCGGCCTACGCCTTCTTGTCCTACATGAGCCAGCCGGCGCAGGCCAATGTGGACGTGACCATCGGGAAGACGGGCTTCAACCCCTACCGCATCTCCCAGTTTGAGAACCTGGATCTGTGGATCAAGGCTGGCATGAGCGAGCAGGCCGCCAAGGACTACCTGGGCGCCATCAAGGCCAGCCTGGAGAGCCCCAACATGGTGCTGGATCTCCGCATCCCGCAGAACCAGCGGTATCAGCAGATCGTGTTGGACAAGGCGATCTCGCAGTTCCTGGCCGGCGAGCTGACCAAGGAAGAGACGATGAAGCAGATCTACGACGGC